The Etheostoma cragini isolate CJK2018 chromosome 15, CSU_Ecrag_1.0, whole genome shotgun sequence genome window below encodes:
- the LOC117957840 gene encoding serotonin N-acetyltransferase-like, whose product MMSVVGAQPFIKPMQPTPSVSPGVQRRHTLPASEVRPLNTQDAISVFEIEREAFISVSGECPLHLDEVRHFLTLCPELSMGWIEEGRLVAFIIGSLWDQDRLTADALTLHKPRGSTVHIHILAVHRTFRQQGKGNILLWRYLQYLRCLPNVRRAVLMCEEVLIPFYLKSGFKVLGRCAITVADMTFTEMWYPISGHAYMRRNSEAIRFPQHLLTPHPLTLPLEKTEEQADV is encoded by the exons ATGATGTCCGTTGTTGGCGCGCAGCCTTTCATCAAACCAATGCAGCCAACACCTTCTGTTTCGCCTGGCGTCCAAAGGAGACACACACTTCCCGCAAGCGAAGTCCGGCCGCTCAACACGCAGGATGCGATAAGCGTCTTTGAGATCGAGCGAGAAG catTTATCTCAGTGTCAGGTGAGTGTCCTCTCCACCTGGACGAGGTGCGTCATTTCCTCACACTGTGTCCAGAACTGTCCATGGGCTGGATAGAGGAGGGCCGGCTAGTGGCTTTTATCATTGGCTCGCTCTGGGACCAGGACAGACTCACTGCA GACGCACTGACTCTCCACAAACCCCGCGGCTCCACCGTCCACATCCACATCCTCGCCGTCCATCGCACCTTCAGGCAGCAGGGCAAAGGTAACATTCTGCTGTGGCGTTACCTGCAGTATCTCCGCTGCCTGCCCAACGTGCGCCGAGCAGTGCTCATGTGCGAAGAAGTCCTCATTCCTTTCTACCTCAAGTCAGGCTTCAAGGTGCTGGGGCGCTGCGCCATCACCGTGGCCGACATGACGTTCACTGAGATGTGGTACCCCATCAGCGGCCACGCGTACATGCGGCGCAACAGCGAGGCCATCCGTTTCCCCCAGCATCTCTTGACTCCGCATCCCTTGACTCTGCCACTGGAAAAGACTGAAGAACAGGCTGATGTATGA